A DNA window from Candidatus Baltobacteraceae bacterium contains the following coding sequences:
- a CDS encoding squalene/phytoene synthase family protein, producing MINIQRALRGITPPETDQHRAERFNKEMAKREAGNFYWGFISLGYHERMAIYALYNFARQVDDEADSLGANTADLPARLAVHRERIHRAARGDYGDDPILRVLAEAIERYEIPTRELEMLVDGCEMDFTHSSYRTYEDLKAYCNLVASVVGRMCVRIFGFSDPIALERADDLGMALQLTNILRDVREDAVDMKRVYLPQEDLERFEIPIEALSTGEIVPGWNDFVQQHVDRARKYYETGLQVLKYIPRRPSACVGTMAGIYEELLKKIEREPALPLRERAALSKTEKLRVVVKSWLSSG from the coding sequence ATGATCAATATTCAGAGAGCCCTACGCGGCATCACGCCGCCCGAGACCGACCAGCATCGCGCCGAACGCTTCAATAAGGAAATGGCCAAGCGTGAGGCCGGTAATTTCTATTGGGGCTTCATCTCGCTGGGCTACCACGAGCGCATGGCGATCTACGCGCTCTACAACTTCGCGCGCCAGGTCGACGACGAAGCCGACAGCCTGGGCGCCAATACGGCCGACCTCCCGGCGCGCCTGGCCGTGCACCGCGAACGCATCCACCGCGCCGCGCGCGGCGACTACGGGGACGATCCGATCTTGCGAGTGCTCGCCGAAGCGATCGAGCGCTACGAAATTCCCACGCGCGAGCTCGAGATGCTCGTCGACGGCTGCGAGATGGATTTCACGCATTCGAGCTACCGCACGTACGAGGATCTCAAAGCCTACTGCAATCTCGTCGCATCGGTCGTTGGGAGAATGTGCGTGCGCATCTTCGGATTCAGCGATCCGATCGCGCTCGAGCGCGCCGACGATCTCGGCATGGCGCTGCAACTAACCAATATTTTGCGCGACGTGCGCGAAGACGCCGTCGACATGAAGCGCGTGTACCTGCCGCAAGAAGATCTGGAACGCTTCGAGATTCCGATCGAAGCGCTCTCCACCGGCGAGATCGTCCCGGGCTGGAATGATTTCGTACAGCAGCACGTCGATCGCGCGCGCAAATACTACGAAACCGGCCTGCAAGTGCTCAAGTATATTCCGCGCCGCCCCTCCGCGTGCGTCGGAACGATGGCCGGCATCTACGAAGAGCTGCTCAAGAAGATCGAGCGCGAACCGGCACTCCCCCTGCGCGAGCGCGCCGCGCTCTCGAAAACCGAAAAGCTCCGCGTGGTAGTGAAGTCCTGGCTTAGCAGCGGATAG
- the hpnE gene encoding hydroxysqualene dehydroxylase HpnE, with product MRVAVIGAGLAGLAAGVELKELGHHVELFERSRLLGGRATSFEIDGIEVDNGQHVFLFCCKAFLGFTERVGFENELYIQKKFDALVLSRDGKRGRLAASPLPPPLHLMPSFMSYPHLSFNGKLLIARAILEAQLSKRAGRGTFEQWLQQLGQTPETRRAFWDPFFIPALNAPFDQIGVDDALFTLRTAFLGNVMNARFGYAKVPLAHLAAKAAERLDAVHLQTGITALEMQPDNGVILSVAPAGREVEGQAPLTFDAVVIATAPKTTAKLLGDAAKYGVENLDAYVAYPILDVHLWHDGGSIGFDFAAALESPLQWIFEKGPGYLSCSFSAAGDLMSMPTADLEALAWLEVQTFVPQLQSARLVRSAVTRNPEATWVPKIGRSRTQSQTNRPNAAIAGSWTDTGWPDTMESAVRSGVAAARLVAP from the coding sequence GTGCGCGTTGCCGTTATCGGAGCCGGGCTCGCGGGGCTCGCAGCAGGAGTAGAACTTAAAGAGCTCGGCCATCACGTCGAGCTCTTCGAACGCAGCCGGCTCCTCGGCGGGCGCGCGACGTCGTTCGAAATCGACGGCATCGAGGTCGATAACGGCCAGCACGTCTTTTTATTTTGCTGCAAAGCGTTTCTCGGTTTCACCGAACGCGTCGGCTTCGAGAACGAGCTGTACATTCAAAAGAAGTTCGACGCGCTGGTGCTCTCGCGCGACGGCAAGCGCGGCCGTCTCGCCGCGTCGCCGCTACCGCCGCCGCTTCACCTGATGCCGTCGTTCATGAGCTACCCGCATCTCTCGTTTAATGGGAAGCTCTTGATAGCTCGGGCTATATTGGAGGCGCAGCTGAGTAAGCGCGCCGGCCGCGGCACGTTTGAGCAATGGCTGCAGCAGCTAGGCCAAACACCCGAAACGCGCCGCGCATTTTGGGATCCGTTCTTTATTCCGGCGCTGAACGCACCGTTCGATCAAATCGGCGTCGACGATGCGCTGTTCACGTTACGCACCGCGTTCCTGGGCAACGTGATGAACGCGCGCTTCGGCTACGCGAAAGTGCCGCTCGCCCACCTCGCCGCGAAAGCTGCAGAACGCCTTGACGCCGTCCACTTACAAACCGGCATCACTGCATTAGAGATGCAGCCTGATAACGGTGTCATCCTGAGCGTAGCGCCCGCAGGGCGCGAAGTCGAAGGGCAGGCGCCTCTGACGTTCGACGCCGTCGTCATCGCAACCGCACCAAAAACCACTGCAAAACTCTTGGGCGACGCCGCAAAGTACGGTGTCGAAAACCTCGACGCGTACGTCGCGTACCCGATTCTCGACGTCCACCTCTGGCACGACGGCGGTAGCATCGGCTTCGATTTTGCAGCCGCTTTAGAATCGCCGCTGCAGTGGATCTTCGAGAAAGGTCCCGGATATTTGAGCTGCAGCTTCAGCGCCGCCGGCGACTTGATGTCCATGCCGACTGCCGATCTCGAAGCGCTCGCTTGGCTTGAGGTGCAAACATTCGTCCCGCAGCTGCAAAGCGCGAGGCTCGTTCGCAGCGCGGTCACACGTAATCCCGAAGCGACTTGGGTTCCTAAAATAGGCCGTTCGCGCACGCAATCGCAAACCAACCGCCCGAACGCCGCCATCGCCGGATCGTGGACCGACACGGGATGGCCCGACACGATGGAATCCGCCGTTCGCAGCGGCGTTGCCGCCGCGAGGCTGGTTGCTCCCTAA
- a CDS encoding glycine-rich protein, whose protein sequence is MTLAFSGTSTLTQAVALTPGDPRCTGSPLECRIVIDLVAGAYTVSLNAYDLAPVSGAIPTSAKLLSKAANVPFTAAVGKANVLGVTLDGVPKSLSVSGLPGATAGTAISTPQKFTVTAKDADGNVIVGTYTTLVMVSDSDTSGATTLSSTPVTGDPAGTLASSKDAVSIAYTGIAMNAVTIAATATGATSGHATFAPALSPIGPASAANGVVVNTNAEFNPTSFTVSEPGWTNSPYNQSLTVTPSGCDSIATINPTGYTNSQFIAELVAGATTSGSCTVTFSDPFGQQLVVPIGYQSFTYNGSAQTFVVPAAIAQLTVFAAGAAGGNASPSEPGATGGTGGSIEATVPVTAGESLQVDVGGVGGPGTTTTAGGGGFNGGAAGTYITYPTTYGAAGGGGGASDVREGGTTITPTDYRILIAGGGGGSGGEYGNGGSGGGATGGAGGCGGNYCTGGDGGGGGTPSGGGSGGTSGGGTNGTLGVGGLASTSSGAGGGGGGYYGGGSGSGLGSVYFAGGGGGGSSFVEATGTIVVNTQGGRAGNGYVLVTY, encoded by the coding sequence ATGACGCTGGCTTTTTCGGGAACCTCGACGCTCACGCAAGCCGTCGCGCTCACGCCCGGCGATCCACGCTGCACGGGTTCACCGTTGGAATGCAGAATCGTCATCGACCTGGTTGCCGGGGCCTATACGGTCTCGCTGAACGCCTACGATCTAGCGCCGGTGAGCGGCGCAATTCCCACGAGCGCGAAGCTGCTTTCTAAAGCCGCAAACGTTCCGTTTACCGCGGCGGTCGGAAAGGCCAACGTGTTGGGCGTCACGCTCGACGGCGTTCCGAAGTCTCTGTCGGTCAGCGGTCTTCCTGGTGCAACCGCTGGTACGGCAATCAGCACGCCACAGAAGTTCACCGTCACCGCAAAAGATGCCGACGGTAACGTCATCGTCGGCACCTACACGACGCTGGTCATGGTTTCCGACAGCGACACGTCGGGCGCGACCACGCTTTCGTCGACGCCCGTTACCGGCGACCCGGCCGGTACGTTAGCGAGCTCAAAAGACGCGGTGTCTATCGCGTACACCGGCATTGCGATGAACGCCGTAACGATTGCGGCGACTGCGACGGGAGCGACGAGCGGCCACGCCACGTTCGCGCCGGCGCTCAGTCCGATCGGTCCCGCGTCGGCGGCCAACGGCGTCGTCGTGAATACGAATGCTGAGTTCAATCCGACGTCGTTTACCGTATCGGAACCCGGCTGGACGAACTCGCCCTACAATCAGAGCCTTACCGTGACGCCCTCGGGATGCGACAGCATCGCGACCATCAACCCGACCGGATACACCAACTCGCAGTTTATCGCAGAGCTCGTCGCGGGCGCGACGACCAGTGGTTCGTGCACGGTGACGTTCAGCGATCCGTTTGGGCAACAGCTCGTCGTACCGATCGGCTACCAGTCGTTTACGTATAACGGCAGCGCGCAAACGTTCGTGGTTCCGGCGGCCATCGCACAACTGACCGTGTTTGCCGCTGGTGCAGCCGGCGGCAACGCCAGCCCAAGCGAACCGGGCGCGACAGGTGGCACGGGCGGCTCGATCGAGGCAACCGTTCCGGTGACGGCCGGCGAGTCGCTCCAAGTGGACGTCGGCGGAGTGGGCGGCCCGGGAACCACGACGACCGCCGGAGGCGGAGGCTTCAACGGTGGCGCGGCCGGTACGTACATCACCTACCCGACCACCTACGGTGCAGCCGGCGGAGGCGGCGGAGCGTCCGACGTTCGCGAGGGGGGCACGACGATCACCCCGACCGATTACCGCATCCTTATTGCGGGCGGCGGCGGCGGGTCGGGCGGTGAGTACGGAAACGGCGGCTCGGGCGGCGGCGCCACCGGGGGAGCCGGTGGGTGCGGCGGTAACTACTGCACGGGCGGCGACGGCGGAGGGGGCGGAACCCCCAGCGGCGGCGGAAGCGGCGGCACGAGCGGCGGCGGAACGAACGGTACGCTCGGCGTCGGCGGGCTGGCTTCGACAAGCAGCGGCGCCGGCGGAGGCGGGGGCGGTTATTACGGCGGCGGCAGCGGAAGCGGCCTCGGCAGCGTATATTTTGCCGGCGGCGGTGGCGGGGGATCGTCGTTTGTTGAAGCGACGGGGACGATCGTCGTGAACACTCAGGGCGGCCGGGCCGGCAACGGGTACGTGCTCGTCACGTACTAA
- the shc gene encoding squalene--hopene cyclase, producing the protein MTATQASLDRATDWLLKNQDAEGWWSGELETNVTMTAEHVLLCRFLGVPLDDVRDGAIKQILYTQRSDGSWALYVDGPADLSTTIEAYVALKVLGVDPQRDEMRNALKVIHRAGGVANARVFTKIWLALFGVYPWKGVPSLPPELVYFPKWLPFNLYDFACWARGTVAPLTIVVSKRPVRPLGVDVSEIVLPGTEAEMHNVRGTGWLMWVEKLQKLYEKLPLQPFRTHAQHEVIDWVIERQELDGSWGGIQPPWVYSLIALDLMGYKLDHPVVQKGLEGMKRFSIHDDRGWQFQACMSPVWDTAWAVRALAWAGFDKTHPAMQRAIQWMLKEQIPDNAPGDWREKCALKDGNGWAFEFDNDAYPDIDDTTIVVLALLEGGHRNDVNDAIERATRWTLAMRSKNGAWAAFDRDNTRELLYRMPFSDFGAMIDPPTEDVTAHVLEMMAALGYDRTDPSVARGLAYLKGTQKPWGSWYGRWGVNHIYGTWCVISALQHFAEEAGVTGMIERGAQWLLTVQNPDGGWGETCHSYVDESFAGVGKSTASQTAWAVNALQIAGHGQHAATQRGLEWLCGRQRADGTWDEPECTGTGFPRDFYINYHLYRHVFPVMALAADVTRTGKTNSKEETLSV; encoded by the coding sequence ATGACCGCGACCCAAGCAAGCCTCGATCGCGCCACCGATTGGCTTCTGAAGAATCAGGACGCCGAAGGCTGGTGGTCGGGCGAACTCGAGACCAACGTGACCATGACGGCCGAGCACGTGCTGCTCTGCCGCTTCTTGGGCGTTCCCCTCGACGACGTCCGCGACGGCGCCATCAAACAGATTCTCTACACGCAGCGCAGTGACGGCAGCTGGGCTCTCTACGTCGACGGCCCCGCCGACTTGAGCACGACCATCGAAGCCTACGTCGCGCTCAAAGTGCTCGGTGTCGATCCGCAGCGCGACGAAATGCGCAACGCCCTCAAGGTGATTCACCGCGCCGGCGGCGTCGCCAACGCGCGCGTCTTCACGAAGATCTGGCTCGCGCTCTTCGGCGTCTATCCGTGGAAAGGCGTGCCGTCGCTGCCGCCAGAGCTCGTGTACTTTCCGAAGTGGCTGCCGTTTAATCTCTACGACTTTGCGTGCTGGGCGCGCGGCACCGTCGCACCGCTCACGATCGTCGTGAGCAAACGTCCGGTGCGGCCGCTCGGCGTCGACGTGAGCGAGATCGTGCTGCCCGGCACCGAAGCCGAGATGCACAACGTGCGCGGTACCGGCTGGCTGATGTGGGTTGAGAAGCTGCAGAAACTCTACGAGAAGCTGCCGTTGCAGCCGTTCCGCACGCACGCGCAGCACGAAGTCATCGATTGGGTCATCGAGCGCCAAGAACTCGACGGGAGTTGGGGCGGCATTCAACCACCGTGGGTGTACTCGCTGATCGCGCTCGACCTCATGGGCTACAAGCTCGATCACCCGGTCGTGCAAAAGGGCCTCGAAGGCATGAAGCGCTTCTCGATTCACGACGATCGCGGCTGGCAGTTCCAAGCGTGCATGTCGCCGGTGTGGGACACCGCATGGGCAGTGCGTGCACTTGCGTGGGCCGGCTTCGACAAAACGCATCCGGCGATGCAACGCGCGATCCAGTGGATGCTCAAAGAGCAGATTCCCGACAACGCGCCCGGCGACTGGCGCGAAAAGTGCGCGCTCAAAGACGGCAACGGCTGGGCGTTCGAGTTCGACAACGACGCGTATCCCGACATCGACGACACCACCATTGTCGTGCTGGCGCTGCTCGAAGGTGGCCATCGAAACGACGTCAACGACGCCATCGAACGTGCGACGCGCTGGACGCTTGCGATGCGCAGCAAGAACGGCGCGTGGGCGGCGTTCGACCGCGACAACACGCGCGAACTGCTCTACCGCATGCCGTTTAGCGATTTCGGCGCGATGATCGATCCGCCGACCGAAGACGTTACGGCGCACGTGCTCGAAATGATGGCGGCGCTGGGCTACGATCGCACCGATCCGTCCGTCGCGCGCGGCCTCGCATATTTAAAGGGAACGCAGAAGCCGTGGGGCTCGTGGTACGGCCGCTGGGGCGTCAACCACATTTACGGCACGTGGTGCGTCATCAGCGCGCTGCAGCATTTCGCTGAAGAAGCCGGTGTCACGGGAATGATCGAGCGCGGCGCGCAATGGCTCCTGACGGTGCAGAACCCCGACGGCGGCTGGGGCGAAACGTGCCACAGCTACGTCGACGAGTCGTTCGCGGGCGTGGGGAAAAGCACGGCGTCGCAGACGGCGTGGGCCGTCAACGCATTGCAGATTGCCGGCCACGGTCAGCACGCGGCAACCCAGCGTGGCCTCGAGTGGTTATGCGGCCGTCAGCGAGCGGACGGTACGTGGGATGAGCCCGAGTGCACGGGCACGGGGTTCCCACGAGACTTTTACATTAACTACCACCTGTATCGGCACGTCTTCCCGGTCATGGCCCTGGCCGCCGACGTCACCCGAACCGGAAAAACCAACTCCAAAGAGGAAACCCTGAGCGTATGA
- the hpnH gene encoding adenosyl-hopene transferase HpnH gives MPWQQKFAVAKYIAGKSLRGEKKYPLVLELEPLLQCNLACAGCGKIDHPDDILRKRLSVEECIAAVEECGAPMVSIAGGEPLVHNEMPQIVDELVKRKKWVFLCTNALLLEKKIDLFKPSVHFAWMIHLDGMKDRHDQSVCRDGVFEKAISAIKVAKEKGFRVFTNTTFFTQDDAKSIREVLDYLNDDLKVDMMQISPAYAYEKAPDQEHFLGVKRTREIFKEAFAGDKRKKWRLNHSPLYLDFLEGKTDFECTPWGIPCYTVFGWQRPCYLMSKESYAKTYKELLDETDWSKYGRGKHESCENCMAHCGYEPTAVLQTTGSIKQSIRAAFGN, from the coding sequence ATGCCCTGGCAACAAAAATTCGCCGTCGCCAAGTACATCGCCGGCAAGAGCCTGAGAGGCGAGAAGAAGTATCCGCTCGTCCTCGAGCTCGAGCCGCTCCTGCAATGTAACCTGGCCTGTGCCGGGTGCGGCAAAATCGACCATCCCGACGACATCCTACGCAAGCGCCTGAGCGTCGAGGAATGCATCGCTGCGGTCGAAGAGTGCGGCGCTCCGATGGTGTCGATCGCCGGCGGCGAGCCGCTGGTCCACAACGAGATGCCCCAGATCGTAGACGAGCTGGTCAAACGTAAGAAGTGGGTGTTCCTGTGCACCAACGCGCTGCTGCTGGAGAAGAAGATCGATCTCTTCAAACCCAGCGTGCATTTCGCGTGGATGATCCATCTCGACGGCATGAAAGATCGCCACGACCAGTCCGTCTGTCGCGATGGTGTGTTCGAAAAAGCGATCAGCGCCATCAAGGTCGCTAAGGAGAAGGGCTTCCGCGTCTTCACCAACACGACGTTCTTCACGCAAGACGACGCCAAGTCGATCCGCGAAGTGCTCGACTACCTCAATGACGACCTCAAAGTCGACATGATGCAGATCTCGCCGGCCTACGCCTACGAGAAAGCACCCGACCAGGAGCACTTCCTGGGCGTCAAGCGCACGCGCGAGATCTTCAAGGAAGCGTTCGCCGGTGATAAGCGCAAGAAGTGGCGCCTCAACCACAGCCCGCTTTATCTCGACTTCCTCGAAGGCAAGACCGACTTCGAGTGTACGCCGTGGGGCATTCCGTGCTACACCGTATTCGGCTGGCAGCGGCCCTGTTACCTAATGAGCAAAGAAAGCTACGCAAAAACCTACAAAGAGCTGCTCGACGAAACCGATTGGTCGAAGTACGGCCGCGGCAAGCACGAATCGTGCGAAAACTGTATGGCGCACTGCGGCTACGAACCAACCGCCGTGTTGCAAACGACCGGCTCGATCAAGCAATCGATCAGAGCCGCCTTCGGCAACTAG
- a CDS encoding glycoside hydrolase family 18 protein produces MGRLRVSAVLVIFALYACGGPFSRTLLPEAFVPSARSASVRLVGYWDGWSRNNLVRTPAGVTEIPIAFGFLRGHTIVMTNGNLTRGYVTAADIRALHARGVAVTLSLGGWSPKTSFKFDGDVAGYEASLATVLATLPFDGVDFDLEHGSAAGRVKTLSTLIVATRAYFNSIGKPDAVITYPAWNRPTDYGDNEILTNPKVAAALSWVNVMSYEKADVAKAESDVAAYGAIFDKSRLNLGVDIDDNPHASIAQLGALSQWVRANGYGGVMVWTVNSMTRQQMKALRGS; encoded by the coding sequence ATGGGACGATTGCGGGTTTCCGCGGTCCTGGTCATCTTCGCGCTTTACGCATGCGGTGGGCCGTTTTCGCGGACGCTCTTGCCCGAGGCGTTTGTGCCGAGCGCGAGGAGCGCGTCGGTCCGGCTCGTCGGTTATTGGGACGGCTGGTCGAGAAACAATCTCGTGCGGACGCCGGCCGGCGTGACCGAGATTCCGATCGCGTTCGGGTTCCTGCGCGGTCACACGATCGTCATGACGAACGGAAACTTGACTCGGGGCTACGTGACGGCGGCGGATATTCGGGCGCTGCATGCGCGCGGCGTCGCGGTGACGCTCTCGCTGGGAGGATGGAGTCCGAAAACGTCGTTCAAGTTTGACGGGGACGTGGCGGGATACGAAGCGAGCCTTGCCACGGTGCTGGCGACGCTGCCGTTCGACGGAGTGGATTTTGATCTCGAGCACGGCTCGGCTGCCGGCCGCGTGAAGACCTTAAGCACCTTGATCGTCGCAACACGCGCGTATTTCAACTCGATAGGCAAGCCCGATGCGGTGATCACGTATCCGGCATGGAACCGTCCCACCGATTACGGCGACAACGAGATTCTAACGAACCCCAAGGTCGCCGCGGCGCTGTCGTGGGTCAACGTCATGTCGTATGAAAAAGCCGACGTCGCGAAAGCCGAGAGCGATGTTGCAGCATATGGGGCGATCTTCGATAAATCGCGACTGAACTTAGGCGTCGACATCGATGACAACCCGCACGCGAGCATCGCGCAACTCGGTGCGCTGTCGCAATGGGTTCGCGCAAACGGCTACGGCGGCGTGATGGTGTGGACGGTCAACTCGATGACGCGTCAACAGATGAAAGCGTTGAGGGGAAGCTAA
- a CDS encoding NAD-dependent epimerase/dehydratase family protein: protein MADRIFMTGASGFVGSHVLRALLDAGYHVRAMVRGGTLPPQVNWIVKNDEPGLELVDGDMLATGKLVRAIDGCRYVVHTAALYSFAPRDRAHIHAVNVVGTEGLMTAAYVAGVERVVLTSSSATIGHERNGNPADETTYPDHVITLKSLRGDYHNSKLEQERAAFAGRVPVVAVLPTAPVGPGDWKPTPTGKMVLDFMQGKITAKAPGHGGLNLVAVEDVAKMHAAALTKGRSGERYVIGGENLSMDEIWQMLSEVTGKPMPTWRAPYALALTAAYVDEVRCRLNPAATPLAPLEGVRMSRDRMYADASKAKRELGFEPAPIRSTLPRAVEWYRN, encoded by the coding sequence ATGGCTGATCGCATCTTCATGACCGGCGCCTCCGGCTTCGTCGGATCGCACGTACTGCGCGCGTTGCTCGACGCCGGCTACCATGTACGCGCGATGGTGCGCGGCGGTACACTTCCACCGCAAGTCAACTGGATTGTGAAGAACGACGAACCGGGCCTCGAGCTCGTCGACGGCGACATGCTTGCGACCGGCAAGCTCGTGCGCGCGATCGACGGTTGCCGCTACGTCGTGCACACCGCTGCGCTGTACTCATTCGCTCCGCGCGATCGCGCGCACATCCACGCGGTGAACGTTGTCGGAACCGAAGGCCTTATGACCGCCGCGTACGTCGCCGGCGTCGAACGCGTCGTGCTGACGTCGAGCTCGGCTACGATCGGCCACGAACGCAACGGCAATCCCGCCGACGAAACGACCTACCCCGATCACGTCATCACGCTGAAGTCGCTGCGCGGCGATTATCACAACTCGAAGCTGGAACAAGAGCGCGCCGCTTTCGCCGGCCGCGTCCCCGTCGTCGCGGTGCTGCCGACCGCACCGGTTGGCCCCGGCGACTGGAAACCAACGCCGACCGGGAAGATGGTGCTCGACTTCATGCAGGGGAAGATCACGGCGAAAGCACCCGGTCACGGCGGTTTAAATCTTGTAGCCGTCGAGGACGTTGCGAAGATGCACGCCGCCGCACTCACGAAGGGCCGGTCCGGCGAACGCTACGTCATCGGCGGCGAGAATCTCAGTATGGACGAGATCTGGCAAATGCTATCAGAAGTCACCGGCAAACCGATGCCGACGTGGCGGGCACCATACGCGCTCGCGCTAACCGCGGCCTATGTCGACGAAGTGCGTTGCCGGCTCAATCCCGCCGCGACCCCCCTCGCACCGCTTGAGGGCGTCCGCATGTCGCGCGACCGGATGTACGCCGACGCATCGAAGGCGAAGCGCGAGCTCGGCTTTGAGCCCGCGCCGATCCGATCGACGCTCCCGCGCGCAGTTGAGTGGTATCGCAACTGA
- a CDS encoding alpha/beta hydrolase has translation MLRLMVTAVIAAAILVAANVPAFATRNDIVGTWQGVLMGEPPPVHRVLKISRDAGGTLRGIMYSPDETDAPIHPRSIRLDGSQLTIQIDMNSDPWLDYHRTYRATMSADGQTLTGRWYTPGLAPGQMNFRRVTNTAALWRIPSVPIQHFVTVQPNVKLETLDWGGTGRPVVLLAGLGNTAHAFYKFANDLKAKYRVYGITRRGFGASSKPVPTAGNYSVDRLADDVIAVIDALKIDKPVLVGHSIAGEELSDIGKRYPQKVAALVYLEAGYGYSLYDPKHGFLYLDAMAVQHALANLAFGPPREKAQLDDLLGIQLPRLQRGLQSEKTLADALPADLPKDPNEATELAVLHGEQIFQPPIDRPILAIFALPHDLSILSGADPKKRAAAAAAFDADTAAQVSYFKHALPAARVIILPHANHFVFLSNEADVLRAVNAFIGGLPNSP, from the coding sequence ATGCTGCGGCTTATGGTGACGGCTGTCATCGCGGCAGCGATCCTTGTTGCCGCGAACGTGCCGGCGTTTGCAACGAGGAACGACATCGTCGGAACGTGGCAGGGCGTTCTCATGGGTGAACCGCCGCCGGTTCACCGCGTGCTGAAAATCAGTCGCGATGCAGGCGGCACGTTGCGCGGTATCATGTACAGCCCCGATGAAACCGACGCTCCGATTCACCCGAGATCGATTAGGCTGGACGGATCGCAGTTGACGATTCAGATCGACATGAACTCCGACCCCTGGCTCGATTATCACCGCACCTACCGTGCGACGATGAGCGCCGATGGCCAGACGCTAACGGGTAGGTGGTATACGCCCGGACTTGCGCCGGGTCAGATGAACTTTCGGCGCGTGACCAACACCGCCGCGCTGTGGCGAATTCCATCGGTACCGATCCAACATTTTGTGACGGTGCAGCCCAACGTCAAGCTCGAAACGCTCGATTGGGGCGGCACCGGCCGTCCGGTGGTGCTCTTAGCTGGACTCGGAAACACCGCGCACGCCTTCTACAAGTTCGCGAACGACCTGAAAGCGAAATATCGGGTTTACGGCATCACGCGCCGCGGTTTTGGGGCATCGAGCAAGCCGGTGCCGACGGCCGGGAATTACTCCGTCGACCGGCTCGCCGACGACGTCATCGCCGTTATCGATGCGCTGAAGATCGACAAGCCGGTGCTCGTCGGACACTCGATCGCCGGCGAAGAGCTCAGCGATATCGGGAAACGATACCCGCAGAAAGTCGCCGCGCTCGTGTATCTTGAGGCCGGCTACGGCTACTCACTCTACGATCCAAAGCACGGCTTCTTATATTTGGACGCCATGGCCGTGCAACACGCGCTGGCAAATCTCGCGTTCGGGCCACCGCGGGAAAAGGCGCAACTCGACGATCTGCTCGGTATTCAATTGCCGCGGTTGCAGCGCGGCCTGCAATCGGAAAAGACGTTAGCGGACGCGCTGCCGGCCGATCTTCCCAAGGATCCCAACGAGGCAACGGAGCTAGCCGTGCTGCATGGGGAACAGATCTTCCAGCCGCCGATCGATCGTCCGATTCTGGCGATCTTCGCCCTACCGCACGACTTGTCGATCCTCTCGGGGGCGGATCCGAAGAAACGCGCCGCCGCAGCGGCCGCCTTCGACGCGGATACTGCCGCACAGGTCAGCTATTTCAAGCATGCCCTGCCGGCGGCGCGAGTCATCATTTTGCCGCACGCCAATCACTTCGTCTTTCTCTCGAACGAAGCCGATGTGTTACGTGCCGTCAACGCGTTTATCGGCGGCCTTCCGAACTCGCCGTAG
- a CDS encoding cupin domain-containing protein → MLRVVYAGAAALALLTPVSKPLPPVLDVTTGDLPKTPTSAVEIRKGTIVPGGTTIWHTHPSPTFNYVESGSGTWEFRGAPTQTRSAGQAIEEPANAVTRIVNHGSTPLDLVIFQVSKPGAPLLVPAH, encoded by the coding sequence ATGCTACGAGTGGTTTACGCCGGGGCGGCGGCTCTGGCACTTCTCACGCCGGTGAGCAAGCCGCTGCCGCCGGTTTTAGACGTGACGACCGGTGATCTGCCCAAGACGCCAACGTCGGCCGTCGAGATTCGCAAAGGCACGATCGTACCGGGCGGTACGACGATCTGGCACACGCATCCGTCGCCTACGTTTAACTACGTCGAGAGCGGCAGCGGCACGTGGGAGTTTCGCGGCGCGCCGACACAGACGCGAAGCGCGGGCCAGGCCATAGAAGAACCGGCCAACGCCGTAACGCGGATCGTCAACCATGGGTCGACGCCGCTCGATCTCGTCATCTTCCAAGTGTCGAAACCCGGTGCACCGCTGCTCGTGCCTGCGCACTAG
- a CDS encoding MarR family transcriptional regulator, translating to MDMFDPESVPQLPCVGSSLRRAARAATRLYERELRGSGLRSTQFTLLQALEFAGEITQGQLGSVLSIDSTTLTRSLQALVNEGWVKETRGDDRRERYLALTPSGRRKLEDTSPAWRRAQTRLKKALGRSWDELDADLRRITALER from the coding sequence ATGGATATGTTCGATCCGGAATCCGTTCCTCAGCTGCCGTGCGTCGGAAGCAGTCTGCGCCGCGCCGCGCGGGCCGCGACACGCCTGTACGAGCGGGAGCTTCGCGGCTCGGGCCTGCGCTCGACGCAGTTCACGCTTCTGCAAGCGCTCGAGTTCGCGGGCGAGATCACGCAGGGGCAGCTCGGCTCGGTGCTCTCGATCGACAGCACGACGCTCACGCGCTCGCTGCAAGCGCTCGTCAACGAGGGCTGGGTGAAGGAGACGCGCGGCGACGATCGCCGGGAACGCTACTTAGCCCTGACGCCGTCGGGGCGCCGCAAGCTCGAAGATACGTCGCCGGCGTGGCGGCGCGCGCAGACCCGCTTGAAAAAGGCGCTCGGGCGAAGCTGGGACGAGCTCGACGCGGACCTTCGCCGGATCACCGCGTTGGAACGCTAA